A single genomic interval of Phocoena sinus isolate mPhoSin1 chromosome 15, mPhoSin1.pri, whole genome shotgun sequence harbors:
- the ZHX3 gene encoding zinc fingers and homeoboxes protein 3, which translates to MASKRKSTTPCMIPVKTVLLQGTGTEALPEEPPVPEGPPQEPPPEAPTASGEATQGTSGPDSAALANGHRSTLDGYTYACKCCDFRSQDITRFVGHLSSEHTDFSKDPNFVCTECSFLAKTPEGLSLHNAECHSGEASFVWNVAKPDNRVVVEQSVPKSTSPPDPSGEPHMEGTDGQAEIIITKTPIMKIMKGKAEAKKIHTLKENVPSQPAGEALPNPSAGDTEVKEGDHAFVNGAAPVSQASTNSAKPPHAANGPLLGTVPVLPAGIAQFLSLQQPPPHAQHHAHQPLPTAKSLPKVMIPLSSIPTYNAAMDSNSFLKNSFHKFPYPTKAELCYLTVVTKYPEEQLKIWFTAQRLKQGISWSPEEIEDARKKMFNTVIQSVPQPTITVLNTPLVASGGNCVQHLIQPTLPGHVVGQPEGTAGGLLVTQPLMANGLQAPSSSLPLAVTSVPKLPAVAPINTVCSNTTSAVKVVNAAQSLLTACPSITSQAFLDASIYKNKKSHEQLSALKGSFCRNQFPGQSEVEHLTKVTGLSTREVRKWFSDRRYHCRNLKGSRAGLAGEHGALLVDSVPEVPFSLASKAPEVTCLLTAATPATPPSAKRQSWHQTPDFTPTKYKERAPEQLRALENSFAQNPLPLDEELDRLRTETKMTRREIDGWFSERRKKVSAEEAKKAEEGASQGEEEAAEDEGEEGSARDPRVPGEDGSPETPGSHVPAERKVSPIKINLKNLRVTEANGKGELPGLGACEPEDDVPSKPAEQLPGKVSYRKTAQQRHLLRQLFLQTQWPSNQDYDSIMAQTGLPRPEVVRWFGDSRYALKNGQLKWYEDYRRGNFPPGLLVISPGNRELLQDYYVTHKTLHERDLQSLCGKTQMSAQQVQQWFAERMGEETRAVADTGGEGQGPSDPAAVHKGMGDTYSEVSENSESWEPGAPEASSEPVDTPSPQAGPQLETD; encoded by the exons ATGGCCAGCAAGAGGAAGTCCACCACCCCGTGCATGATCCCCGTGAAGACGGTGTTGCTGCAGGGCACTGGCACCGAGGCCCTGCCCGAGGAGCCCCCGGTGCCCGAGGGGCCCCCGCAGGAGCCGCCCCCAGAAGCTCCCACCGCCAGCGGCGAGGCCACCCAGGGCACCAGCGGTCCAGACAGTGCCGCACTGGCCAACGGGCACCGGAGCACCTTGGACGGCTACACATACGCCTGTAAATGCTGTGACTTCAGATCCCAGGACATAACCCGGTTTGTGGGACACCTGAGCTCAGAGCACACAGACTTTAGCAAAGACCCAAACTTTGTATGCACTGAATGCAGTTTCCTGGCAAAAACTCCCGAGGGGCTTTCTCTGCACAATGCCGAGTGTCACTCGGGGGAAGCCAGCTTTGTGTGGAACGTGGCCAAGCCAGACAATCGTGTCGTCGTGGAGCAGAGTGTCCCCAAGAGCACCAGCCCTCCCGACCCATCGGGGGAGCCACACATGGAAGGGACAGATGGACAGGCGGAAATCATCATCACCAAAACTCCAATCATGAAGATAATGAAAGGCAAAGCCGAAGCCAAAAAAATTCACACGCTCAAGGAGAATGTCCCCAGTCAGCCTGCTGGGGAGGCCTTACCGAACCCTTCAGCTGGGGACACGGAGGTGAAAGAGGGGGACCACGCCTTTGTCAACGGGGCAGCCCCGGTCAGCCAGGCCTCTACCAACTCCGCAAAACCCCCTCACGCGGCCAACGGGCCCCTGCTGGGGACGGTGCCGGTGCTGCCCGCGGGCATTGCCCAGTTCCTCTCCCTCCAGCAGCCGCCCCCGCACGCCCAGCACCACGcccaccagcccctgcccacGGCCAAGTCCCTCCCCAAAGTGATGATCCCCCTGAGCAGCATTCCCACGTACAACGCAGCCATGGACTCCAACAGCTTTCTGAAGAACTCCTTCCATAAGTTCCCCTACCCAACCAAAGCCGAGCTCTGCTATTTGACTGTGGTCACCAAGTACCCGGAAGAACAGCTCAAGATCTGGTTCACCGCCCAGAGGCTGAAGCAAGGTATCAGCTGGTCCCCGGAGGAAATTGAGGACGCCCGGAAGAAGATGTTCAACACGGTCATCCAGTCCGTCCCCCAGCCCACAATCACTGTCCTCAACACCCCGCTGGTTGCCAGTGGCGGCAACTGCGTCCAACATCTCATCCAGCCCACTCTGCCTGGCCACGTGGTGGGCCAGCCAGAGGGCACAGCCGGGGGACTTCTGGTCACTCAGCCACTGATGGCCAATGGGTTGCAGGCACCTAGCTCATCTCTCCCCCTGGCAGTCACATCTGTCCCCAAGCTGCCCGCTGTCGCGCCCATTAACACCGTGTGTTCAAATACAACGTCCGCCGTGAAGGTGGTGAATGCCGCCCAGTCCCTCCTCACGGCATGTCCCAGCATCACCTCCCAAGCCTTCCTGGATGCCAGCATCTACAAAAACAAGAAATCTCATGAACAGCTGTCAGCTCTGAAAGGGAGCTTCTGTCGGAACCAGTTCCCAGGACAGAGCGAAGTTGAGCATCTGACCAAAGTGACCGGCCTCAGCACCCGTGAGGTGCGGAAGTGGTTCAGTGACCGCAGGTACCACTGCCGGAACCTGAAGGGCTCCAGGGCCGGGCTGGCCGGGGAGCACGGCGCCCTGCTCGTCGACTCTGTGCCCGAGGTGCCCTTCTCCCTGGCGTCCAAGGCCCCGGAGGTGACCTGCCTCCTGACAGCGGCCACCCCAGCTACCCCCCCTTCTGCCAAGCGACAGTCCTGGCACCAGACCCCCGACTTCACACCAACCAAATACAAGGAGCGGGCCCCCGAGCAGCTCAGAGCCCTGGAGAACAGTTTTGCACAAAACCCCCTTCCTCTCGACGAGGAACTGGACCGCCTGAGGACCGAGACCAAAATGACCCGCAGGGAGATTGATGGCTGGTTTTCAGAGAGACGGAAAAAAGTGAGTGCCGAGGAGGCCAAGAAGGCCGAGGAGGGCGCCTCtcagggggaggaggaggccgcCGAGGACGAGGGGGAGGAGGGCTCTGCCAGGGACCCGAGGGTCCCAGGGGAAGATGGCTCCCCAGAAACGCCCGGCAGCCACGTGCCGGCAGAACGCAAAGTCAGCCCCATCAAAATCAACCTCAAGAACCTGCGAGTCACGGAGGCCAACGGCAAGGGCGAGCTCCCGGGGCTGGGCGCCTGTGAGCCCGAGGACGACGTGCCCAGCAAGCCAGCGGAGCAGCTGCCGGGCAAGGTGAGCTACAGGAAGACGGCCCAGCAGCGGCACCTGCTGCGGCAGCTCTTCCTGCAGACGCAGTGGCCCAGCAACCAGGACTACGACTCCATCATGGCCCAGACGGGCCTGCCGCGGCCCGAGGTGGTGCGCTGGTTTGGGGACAGCAGGTACGCCCTGAAGAATGGCCAGCTCAAGTGGTACGAAGACTACAGACGGGGCAACTTCCCCCCCGGGCTGCTGGTCATCAGCCCCGGCAACCGGGAGCTGCTGCAAGACTATTACGTGACCCACAAGACGCTGCACGAGCGGGACCTGCAGAGCCTCTGCGGCAAAACCCAGATGAGCGCCCAGCAGGTCCAGCAGTGGTTTGCCGAGAGGATGGGCGAGGAGACCCGGGCCGTGGCCGACACGGGTGGGGAGGGCCAGGGCCCCAGCGACCCTGCAGCGGTTCACAAAGGGATGGGCGACACCTATTCAGAGGTGTCCGAAAACAGTGAGTCATGGGAACCTGGTGCCCCTGAGGCCAGCTCAGAGCCCGTTGACACGCCGAGTCCCCAGGCTGGACCTCAGCTGG AAACTGACTGA